A region of the Dasypus novemcinctus isolate mDasNov1 chromosome X, mDasNov1.1.hap2, whole genome shotgun sequence genome:
cgGAAGGAAATCCCAGTATCCTCACTGATCTGATGGCCACTGATCCTGAAAGTTAAAggcagagaggaaaggagaagtcGTCTACTCCCTGGAAGAAAAGGGCATCAGCATGAGAAAGTAGCATTGGGGCTGATGTGAGTAGGTGAGATGCAGGCATGAGGTCAAAGAgcataaaaaaaatcattagattaaaatatatatacttgcAGTAACAACTGAGTATGTTAGAATGACTTTAATCCTATTACTTAGTGTGTGGTCAACAGAATTATTGCATAGTGTAATACTGAATGGCCTCTGTGCTGCATCTATCTTTTTGGGTCTAGCAGTGCTAGGACCCTAGTATTTGTCAATGTAATGAATTAATATCAACTTTCTTGACCTTCAGCACCAAAAGGAGGCAGAGTTCCAGCAAAATCTTTCTTCTGTTGTGAATAACAACTACTTACTaggtggtgttttttttcctaataataaTGCCATGCCCAAGACCTCTCCCATTTCAGATAACTATGGATTTTCCAGACTATTTGAACTTTGATGGACAAAACAATATTTTGATTTATGAAATCAAAGCATTCATCCTTTTTAGATCTATATCCTAAACAAACTTAACTCTTTCTGAAGTATTTATTAGAGTatacttttaaaaggaaaaaaattaattttgttttgtatcaAAAATTCtagcagcaaacagctgaaagATTACTCATTTAGACTGGATCTTCTATTAGTAATATAGGTCTGGGTGCTCAAAAAAGCAAAATACAGACGTCAAGGAAAAGTGAAAGACTGTCTCCCATGAAAGTGACAAGAGGTGAAAACATGATAGAACCTAAATGGAGGAATTATGGATATGGATTAAAACTGGGAACGATGGGAGATGATATTGATTCATGAAGGTAAAATAGTTACATTCCAGTGCAGGATCTGGGCTGCAGGAGAAATAGTGGGCCTTGGTAGCTTAGGATGGGAGAGTGGGGAAAGAGAGGCGGTATCAGAGGAAGCAGCAGAGAGGAAGAGGCAATGTATTTTAAGACTAGAAGCTAGCCGTTCCTGGTAACCAGAGAAAGACAAATATAAACAATGAGAGGCGAGTGACAAGGTCGGCTGTGTTGGAGGGGCTACTGCAGCACGGCCGCGGGTCCAAGTGATAACTGTGTATATCCGAGCTTGGGGGTGACGCGCAGCCCTCACGTGACCAGGAGCCTGTGTCTGCCCAAGTCCCTCTCATCCTGGTCCTTTTTGCCTGTCCAGACACCATCTCCCCACTGCCCTTTGGTCGTGGGGAAAAGCAAGAGAAAGTAAGTTCTCTCGATCCCCTTAAATCGGTGTGAGGGTCGATGTTGTCTAGTAACCCCTGGGATCCGGCTAGTAAAGAGCTCAGGCCTTTTCCTTATGCCTCGGCCTCGCCCCCGCGTCCATATTTAGGTGCAGAAAATGCTGATTTTGGtacagggtggggaggagagaggggtcCTGAGAGGGAGACACAGACACTCAAAAAGAGGTTTTAAGTAATCCTCTTTCACTTCCCGCTTGAGAAAAAAATGACCAGCACTGCACGATGGGGGGCTGGGGTGAGAGGCAGGCTCAGTATGGAGGacatggggggcggggagaatcAGAAGCCGCTGACGCTGACGCTGACGCTGACGCTGACGCCGACGCTGACGCAGAGGCTGACTCCGGGGCGGAGGCGACAAGTGCCCAGAAAAGAACATGTGCCAATCAGCCCGCcccgcacacacacaccccgccTCACACCCCGCCTCCTACCGTGTGTTACGTCTGTTTGCAGGTGGGGACGTCACAGCGGTGCACCTCAAGGAGGGGTCTACAAGAAGCAAAACGCCAGGAGAGGTCCAGGTCGGAGAAGGAGTGGGCAGTGGACGGGGACCAGGGTGCGAGGGATGACGCGGAATGGAACGGAGTCTGCGGGCCCCGCCGCCCCGTCCCTATCCATGCCGGAAAGGCATGTGGCAAGGCCTGCTGGGAAAACGGTGGGCTTTCGGGAAGGAGGGGGTGGCAGGGAGCCAGAAAGACAGAGACATGGCGGGGTATGCAGAGCCAGACAGGCCTCTCGGGAAGCATAAATTTGAGGACCTGGGCCCCGAATCGGGAAAAGGCGGTATTGGAACCCATGGATGGGGTTTTGGCCCATCCACAAGTAGCTGATTTCACTTTGCCTTTCTTGTTTCCTAAGAATAACTGTGCTTAAAGACAGTCCTCAACATGGAAACACCTtgcaaagaaaatgaagaacagCCACCGAGCACGACAAAGTGCAACGAGGAGCGACCTCCTGTAGAGCATCCTCCAGAAAAGCCCTCTTCCGAGGAACAGTCTTCGGAGGAGCAGTCCTCGGATGAGGAGTTCTTTCCGGAGGAACTCCTTCCAGAGCTCCTTCCTGAGATCCTCCTTTCTGAGGAGCGCCCTCCTCAGGAGAGCCTTTCTAGGAAGTACCCTTTCGAGGAGCGCCCTCCAATGGAGCAGCCTCCTTGTGGATTAGGGAAACATAAGCTAGAAGAAGGAAGTTTTAAAGAAAGGCTGGCTCGTTCTCGGCCGCAGCTAAGTGGGGACATACATGGCAGGAATTTAACCAATGAGGAGATGATAAAGGTAGCGGAAGACATGGAAGAGATGAAAAGAGTAAGAAACAAACTGATGATAATGCATTGGAAGGCAAAACGGAACCGTCCTTATCCTATATAATGTACTCTGCCTTGAATTCTGTTTTACCTTATACTAGTATTGCCACCTGAGATTTCTGTTTGCATTTTCTTACAGACCTTTGCCCttcttaattttaactttttgcctGCCTTTGTTTTAGGTGTTTCTCTTGTAACTGGTATAAAattgacccccccccccaaatctgCAAGTCTCCCTCTTTCCATCATGAACTTCACCCATATGCATggaaagatgtattttatttatatagtgaaatgaaaaaaggtttcaaaaagtatatataatatcccatttttgtaaaaaaaaaacttgtatatttatatattatcatGCACAGAAAAAAACGAATGTATATACACAGAAGTTAACAGGGGCTACCTATGGTAATTTAATAggtgattttaattttgttttttacttttgcttaatctgaatttatttttttaagatgaacTTGTCACATGCTCAAAAACAAAAGAACCCAACACGACAGACAGTATAATGAAAAAATGTGAAGCAATAAAAAATCCTGCCAATCAGCTCCTAAAGCCAATGTGACACTTAATATATACTTGTCAggacttaaagaaagaaaaacatatccCAAGTTTCTTCTGAATCTCTTAGGTAGCAATATGAACCAGGTACTTATTACATGTTTAAGAGTTAGTCATTTCTCAGCTAAATGGGAATAATACTTGCCTTACAGAGCTGCTGTGGACCCAAATAAGATAA
Encoded here:
- the TCEAL1 gene encoding transcription elongation factor A protein-like 1; this translates as METPCKENEEQPPSTTKCNEERPPVEHPPEKPSSEEQSSEEQSSDEEFFPEELLPELLPEILLSEERPPQESLSRKYPFEERPPMEQPPCGLGKHKLEEGSFKERLARSRPQLSGDIHGRNLTNEEMIKVAEDMEEMKRVRNKLMIMHWKAKRNRPYPI